One region of Pseudoalteromonas galatheae genomic DNA includes:
- a CDS encoding ABC transporter ATP-binding protein, whose amino-acid sequence MAVTPQFQVDKLSVQLGGKAILKALSFAINSGEFIGLLGPNGAGKSTLLRTLYQYTAPSSGTLFFNGKPLASYGRKAYARHVAVVLQDIPAEFSLPLFDMVLMGLTPNKSLLATTTAAEKQAILHAIEQVGLSHKLEQCFSSLSGGERQRAMIARAMVQAPQVLIMDEPTSHLDIKYQIQIMELAKQLGVTIIASFHDLNLASALCDRFLVLNNGELVANGSPLEVINETLLSQVFGVCAEVSTVRHPPNNGEIPHIRFHYGYQL is encoded by the coding sequence ATGGCAGTCACTCCACAGTTTCAAGTCGATAAACTTAGCGTGCAGCTTGGTGGTAAAGCCATCTTAAAGGCACTCAGCTTTGCTATTAATTCGGGTGAATTTATTGGTTTGCTCGGACCGAATGGTGCTGGAAAGTCGACTTTGCTGCGCACTTTATATCAATACACAGCACCAAGCTCTGGGACGCTATTTTTCAACGGTAAGCCGCTAGCTAGTTATGGACGTAAGGCCTACGCGAGACATGTTGCTGTGGTGCTGCAAGACATCCCCGCTGAGTTTTCTCTGCCATTATTTGATATGGTATTGATGGGTCTAACACCGAACAAATCACTGCTCGCGACAACGACGGCTGCTGAAAAACAGGCAATCCTACATGCCATTGAGCAGGTTGGATTGAGCCATAAGTTGGAGCAATGTTTTAGCTCCTTGTCTGGCGGGGAGAGGCAAAGGGCAATGATCGCACGTGCCATGGTGCAAGCGCCTCAAGTATTGATAATGGATGAGCCCACCAGCCATTTGGACATTAAATATCAAATCCAAATTATGGAGCTGGCCAAACAGCTTGGTGTTACTATCATTGCGTCTTTTCACGACTTAAATTTGGCTAGCGCCTTGTGCGACCGCTTTTTAGTATTAAATAACGGTGAGCTGGTTGCAAATGGGTCGCCACTTGAAGTCATTAACGAAACCCTATTAAGCCAAGTTTTTGGGGTATGTGCAGAGGTTTCTACTGTCCGTCATCCGCCAAATAACGGTGAGATCCCACATATACGCTTTCATTACGGGTATCAGTTATGA
- a CDS encoding FAD:protein FMN transferase, which yields MQASYAFLSRFFIISFLFVFLAGCQDAKPETKEILLSGKTMGTTYNIKVFPGEKPLGQAQLHDEVEQALKAVNQSMSTYIPDSEINQFNRLAANTVMPISEDFRLVVAESIRLGKSTKTLDVTMGPLIDLWGFGPDKRPTMRPSQSELDDMRTRIGVDKLVLNDSGLAKTIAGLELSFSATAKGYGIDKVAEVIENHDIHDYMVEIGGELRVSGKKPDGEWRIAIEKPDAPVGQRQIHRVIEPGKNGIATSGDYRIFYEMDGETFTHLIDPTTGRPVKHELVSVTVLHPSAMTADGLATALTVMGTERAKAYATEHQLPVYLMYKSPEGIKSYASEAFQPYLN from the coding sequence ATGCAAGCAAGTTACGCTTTTTTATCTAGATTTTTTATCATTTCGTTTTTATTTGTTTTTTTAGCAGGGTGCCAAGACGCAAAACCTGAAACCAAGGAAATCTTGCTGTCTGGTAAAACTATGGGCACGACATACAACATCAAAGTATTCCCCGGTGAAAAGCCGCTCGGACAAGCACAGTTGCATGATGAGGTTGAGCAAGCATTAAAGGCTGTTAATCAATCTATGTCCACCTATATCCCAGACTCTGAGATTAACCAGTTCAATCGTTTAGCAGCGAATACCGTGATGCCTATCAGTGAAGACTTTCGCTTGGTAGTTGCAGAATCTATCCGCCTTGGGAAGTCGACCAAAACGCTTGATGTTACCATGGGACCGCTTATCGATTTGTGGGGGTTTGGTCCTGACAAAAGGCCAACAATGCGTCCGTCACAGTCAGAGTTAGACGATATGCGTACTCGTATCGGTGTCGATAAACTTGTATTAAATGACAGCGGCCTTGCTAAAACAATCGCTGGGCTTGAGTTATCATTCTCAGCAACCGCTAAAGGTTATGGCATTGATAAGGTCGCTGAGGTGATTGAAAACCATGATATTCATGACTATATGGTTGAAATCGGCGGTGAGCTACGCGTTTCTGGCAAGAAGCCGGATGGTGAGTGGCGTATTGCTATCGAGAAACCCGATGCGCCTGTTGGTCAACGCCAAATTCATCGCGTGATAGAGCCAGGCAAAAACGGTATTGCAACTTCAGGTGACTATCGTATTTTTTATGAAATGGATGGTGAAACCTTTACACACCTTATTGACCCAACAACGGGTCGCCCAGTTAAACATGAGCTGGTATCGGTAACGGTACTACATCCATCTGCGATGACGGCTGATGGCCTAGCAACAGCATTGACTGTGATGGGCACGGAGCGTGCAAAGGCTTATGCCACTGAGCATCAACTCCCCGTGTATTTGATGTATAAAAGTCCTGAAGGGATCAAGAGTTACGCGAGTGAAGCTTTTCAGCCGTACTTGAATTAA
- a CDS encoding NADH:ubiquinone reductase (Na(+)-transporting) subunit B: MALKKFLEDIEPHFEPGGKHEKWYALYEAVATIFYTPGYVNKGATHVRDNIDLKRIMILVWMATFPAMFFGMFNIGHQAALALGNGFELANTWQVAIFQALGGELTADAGWGAKMFYGACFFLPIYATVFAVGGFWEVLFASVRKHEVNEGFFVTSVLFALILPATIPLWQAALGITFGVVIAKEIFGGTGRNFLNPALAGRAFLFFAYPADISGDTVWTAVDSFSGATYLGQATAGSLDYNNMDLWFNAFYGFIQGSVGETSTLAILLGGLFLVYARIASWRIVLGTFIGMVVMSFVLNAIGSETNAAFAMPWHWHLVLGGFAFGMFFMATDPVSASFTDKGKWLYGALIGVMVVLIRVVNPAYPEGMMLAILFANLFAPLFDHFVVQSNVKRRLARVN; the protein is encoded by the coding sequence ATGGCCTTAAAGAAATTTTTAGAAGACATTGAACCTCACTTTGAACCTGGTGGTAAACACGAGAAGTGGTACGCGCTTTATGAAGCCGTAGCAACTATCTTCTACACTCCTGGTTATGTAAACAAAGGTGCAACGCACGTTCGCGATAACATCGACCTAAAACGTATTATGATTTTAGTGTGGATGGCGACGTTCCCTGCAATGTTCTTTGGTATGTTCAACATCGGTCACCAAGCTGCACTTGCACTAGGTAACGGTTTTGAGCTTGCCAATACTTGGCAGGTAGCTATTTTCCAAGCGCTTGGTGGTGAATTAACCGCTGATGCAGGTTGGGGTGCCAAGATGTTCTATGGTGCGTGTTTCTTCTTGCCTATTTACGCTACTGTGTTTGCAGTTGGTGGTTTCTGGGAAGTGTTATTCGCGTCAGTTCGTAAACACGAAGTAAACGAAGGTTTCTTCGTAACCTCGGTATTATTTGCGCTTATCCTGCCTGCGACAATTCCGTTATGGCAAGCTGCTTTAGGTATTACGTTCGGTGTTGTAATCGCGAAGGAAATCTTCGGCGGTACGGGTCGTAACTTCCTAAACCCAGCACTTGCAGGCCGTGCGTTCTTATTCTTCGCATACCCTGCTGACATCTCTGGTGACACAGTGTGGACAGCTGTTGACTCATTCTCTGGTGCAACTTACTTAGGTCAAGCGACTGCAGGTTCACTAGACTACAACAACATGGACCTTTGGTTTAACGCGTTTTACGGCTTTATCCAAGGCTCTGTAGGTGAAACATCAACACTAGCAATCTTACTTGGTGGTTTGTTCCTTGTTTATGCTCGAATCGCGTCATGGCGTATCGTACTAGGTACATTCATCGGTATGGTTGTAATGTCATTCGTTCTAAACGCAATCGGTTCTGAAACAAATGCTGCGTTTGCTATGCCTTGGCACTGGCACTTAGTACTCGGTGGTTTTGCATTTGGTATGTTCTTTATGGCAACAGACCCTGTATCTGCGTCTTTCACAGACAAAGGTAAGTGGTTATACGGTGCGCTAATCGGTGTAATGGTTGTGCTTATCCGTGTTGTTAACCCGGCATACCCAGAGGGCATGATGTTAGCAATCCTATTCGCTAACCTTTTTGCTCCACTATTCGACCACTTCGTAGTGCAGTCAAATGTGAAGAGGAGATTGGCACGTGTCAACTAA
- a CDS encoding FecCD family ABC transporter permease yields MIAAKRIALISILLLSLCCFSMLMALKIGAIDLSWHTVIQAIINFDPNVLQQRVVVELRLPRTLLAMSAGAGLAIAGLILQTVTRNPLADPYLFGISSGASFGVVVLIALFGAQSSLMMSGAAFVGSLLSIILLLFVAKRNALQQVETMLLAGVALSFLFSAFTSLLLYWSDPQAISAILFWNLGSFARASWQWLWLPCLVVLLSFITLLVMRRPLNALLLGDESATTLGVNVGRVRIGMLLLSSLLTAVLVAACGGVGFVGLMIPHIVRFFISQAKVIGLVATALCGSLLMLWVDVLSRTLIDNQELPVGVITAAIGSVFFLALLIFKNRRSGGIGVTHG; encoded by the coding sequence ATGATTGCCGCAAAGCGGATCGCGTTGATCTCGATACTGCTATTGAGCTTATGCTGTTTTAGCATGCTGATGGCACTTAAGATCGGTGCGATTGATTTATCTTGGCATACGGTTATACAAGCGATTATTAATTTCGATCCCAACGTACTTCAACAACGGGTGGTAGTTGAACTTCGTCTGCCACGGACGTTACTGGCGATGAGTGCGGGAGCAGGACTGGCGATAGCGGGTCTTATTTTGCAAACCGTGACGCGTAACCCGCTAGCTGATCCTTATTTATTTGGTATTTCTTCAGGTGCTTCATTCGGTGTGGTGGTGCTTATTGCGCTATTTGGTGCACAGTCTAGCCTAATGATGTCTGGGGCTGCATTTGTCGGAAGTTTGCTGTCGATCATACTGCTTTTATTTGTAGCAAAGCGCAATGCACTACAGCAGGTGGAAACTATGCTCTTGGCGGGCGTCGCACTTTCTTTTCTGTTCAGTGCCTTTACCAGCTTGTTGCTTTATTGGAGTGACCCTCAAGCCATCAGTGCAATCTTGTTTTGGAATCTAGGCTCATTTGCAAGGGCGAGCTGGCAATGGCTATGGCTTCCATGTTTGGTCGTGTTGCTGAGTTTTATCACGCTTTTAGTGATGCGTCGGCCACTCAACGCCTTGTTGCTCGGAGATGAAAGCGCCACCACGCTTGGCGTGAATGTAGGACGAGTGCGAATAGGTATGTTGTTATTGAGTTCTTTACTCACCGCAGTACTTGTGGCTGCGTGCGGCGGAGTCGGATTTGTAGGCTTGATGATCCCGCATATCGTGCGCTTTTTTATCTCGCAAGCAAAGGTGATTGGGCTTGTGGCCACCGCGCTGTGCGGTTCGCTTTTGATGCTATGGGTGGATGTATTGTCGCGCACGCTTATCGATAATCAGGAACTTCCCGTGGGGGTGATCACCGCCGCCATTGGCAGCGTGTTCTTCTTAGCATTGCTTATTTTCAAAAATCGCCGCTCTGGAGGCATCGGAGTTACCCATGGTTAA
- the cobT gene encoding nicotinate-nucleotide--dimethylbenzimidazole phosphoribosyltransferase, which produces MVKPLDTRLNTLIQQRIDLKTKPLGALGKLEALAAQLVQIFSQGQAQLDVDQLAITRPAMFVFAGDHGIASQGVSIAPSEVTGQMVANFVQGGAAINVFCRQLGWQLTVVDCGTLVLCEPAPNFRSQRLGDITHAFHKQPAMSEMQLKQGLEYGEQVVMSAIEAGSNVIAFGEMGIGNTSSAAAILAALSGASVELCVGRGTGIDDETLCKKRALIKQALEYHQDKLATPEQILQRLGGFEIVQMVGAMLAVARAQKVIIVDGFISTAAAMLASRIAPHSKQYMVFAHGSMEQGHKLMLEQLNAEPLLYLNMRLGEGTGAALALPLLQAALGFFCEMASFADAHVTQVVDA; this is translated from the coding sequence ATGGTTAAACCGTTAGATACTCGCTTAAACACGCTTATTCAACAGCGCATTGACTTAAAAACCAAACCGCTAGGTGCGCTTGGTAAGCTTGAGGCTTTGGCCGCGCAGCTAGTACAGATCTTCTCACAAGGGCAGGCGCAATTAGACGTAGATCAGTTAGCAATAACACGCCCTGCAATGTTTGTTTTTGCGGGCGACCATGGTATTGCAAGTCAAGGTGTTTCTATTGCGCCAAGCGAAGTGACTGGGCAAATGGTTGCAAACTTTGTGCAGGGCGGTGCAGCGATCAACGTCTTTTGTCGACAACTTGGTTGGCAGTTAACCGTAGTAGATTGTGGCACATTAGTGCTATGTGAGCCTGCGCCGAATTTTCGCTCACAGCGACTTGGCGATATTACTCATGCCTTCCATAAACAGCCTGCGATGAGTGAAATGCAGCTCAAACAAGGACTTGAATATGGAGAGCAAGTGGTGATGTCCGCTATTGAAGCGGGTAGCAACGTGATTGCTTTTGGTGAAATGGGGATTGGCAACACCAGTTCTGCAGCTGCAATTTTAGCGGCGCTCAGCGGGGCGAGTGTGGAATTATGTGTGGGGCGCGGTACAGGCATTGACGATGAAACGCTTTGCAAAAAACGGGCACTTATCAAACAGGCTCTAGAATATCATCAAGATAAGCTTGCGACGCCAGAACAAATTTTACAGCGCCTAGGTGGCTTTGAAATTGTGCAAATGGTTGGTGCCATGCTGGCGGTTGCTCGTGCACAAAAAGTGATTATAGTGGATGGCTTCATCTCCACCGCAGCGGCTATGTTGGCAAGTAGAATAGCACCACATAGTAAGCAATATATGGTGTTTGCTCACGGCTCTATGGAGCAAGGCCATAAGTTAATGTTAGAGCAGTTAAACGCTGAGCCATTACTGTATTTAAATATGCGCTTGGGTGAGGGAACGGGCGCCGCTCTAGCGCTTCCATTATTACAAGCTGCGCTAGGCTTTTTTTGCGAAATGGCAAGCTTTGCCGATGCCCATGTTACGCAAGTGGTAGACGCATAA
- a CDS encoding Na(+)-translocating NADH-quinone reductase subunit C, translating into MSTNNESMGKTLGVVVGLCLVCAIVVSFASVQLRPMQQANKNEDIQRNILAVAGFDKVKNVSEVFNQNIESRVVSLKTGEFVEDVKAETFDFEATKFDAKRSYKLSKEEDKAGIQRITNNSPVYFAKDDQGQVSTIILPIQGYGLWGVMYGFLALEADGETIKSINFYKHSETPGLGGEIQNPKWTALWEGKELPVDVVKGSAGGNEHKIDGLSGATLTSNGVDHTVDFWTSDKAFGPFLAKVRKGALN; encoded by the coding sequence GTGTCAACTAATAATGAATCAATGGGCAAAACGCTCGGCGTAGTTGTTGGCTTATGTTTAGTGTGTGCAATCGTAGTATCTTTTGCTTCGGTTCAGCTTCGCCCTATGCAGCAAGCAAACAAAAACGAAGATATTCAACGAAATATTTTAGCCGTTGCTGGCTTCGATAAAGTTAAAAATGTATCTGAAGTTTTTAACCAAAATATCGAATCGCGTGTTGTTAGTCTTAAAACCGGTGAGTTTGTAGAAGACGTTAAAGCGGAAACCTTTGATTTTGAAGCAACTAAGTTTGATGCCAAACGTAGTTACAAGCTTTCAAAAGAAGAAGACAAAGCAGGTATTCAACGTATCACGAATAACTCTCCAGTTTATTTTGCAAAAGATGACCAAGGTCAAGTCTCTACTATCATTCTACCAATCCAAGGTTATGGCCTTTGGGGTGTGATGTATGGCTTCCTTGCGCTAGAAGCTGATGGTGAGACAATTAAGTCAATCAACTTTTATAAGCACAGCGAAACTCCAGGTCTGGGTGGCGAAATTCAAAACCCTAAGTGGACTGCACTTTGGGAAGGTAAAGAGCTTCCTGTCGACGTAGTTAAAGGCAGTGCTGGCGGTAACGAACACAAGATAGACGGTCTATCTGGTGCAACGCTTACCTCTAACGGTGTTGATCACACAGTTGATTTCTGGACAAGCGACAAAGCGTTTGGTCCATTCCTTGCGAAAGTACGTAAAGGAGCATTGAACTAA
- a CDS encoding histidine phosphatase family protein: MQRQLYFVRHGETTLSGHLLGVTDPELSNIGAQQLLQSLTSLSGLQRIISSPRKRCLNTANAFAKQYQLPVEVEPNLAEFDFGLWDGQPYDTLWRETQSPSIGDFWQNPWLHTPPEGESMYDFHHRVTTWWHSILASPSEECIAVVAHAGVIKALVALILDLSPELTAYQSKIDIPYAGIVKVEVFYDSSQTAWPKVVF, from the coding sequence ATGCAGCGGCAGCTATATTTTGTTCGTCATGGTGAAACGACTCTATCAGGCCATTTACTTGGAGTGACAGATCCCGAACTCAGTAACATAGGTGCTCAGCAATTGCTGCAATCGTTAACGAGCCTAAGTGGCCTGCAGCGAATTATTAGTTCTCCAAGGAAGCGCTGCCTGAATACTGCTAACGCTTTTGCAAAGCAGTATCAACTCCCTGTTGAGGTGGAGCCAAATCTCGCCGAATTTGATTTTGGTTTATGGGATGGACAACCTTATGATACGCTTTGGCGAGAAACCCAATCTCCAAGTATTGGCGATTTTTGGCAAAATCCTTGGCTGCACACGCCTCCTGAGGGCGAGTCTATGTATGATTTTCATCATCGGGTCACCACGTGGTGGCACAGCATTTTGGCGTCGCCAAGTGAAGAGTGTATCGCTGTTGTTGCGCATGCAGGAGTAATAAAAGCGCTTGTAGCACTTATTCTTGACCTATCGCCCGAACTTACCGCATACCAATCGAAGATAGATATTCCCTATGCGGGTATAGTAAAAGTTGAGGTGTTTTACGACAGCAGCCAAACCGCTTGGCCAAAAGTTGTATTTTAG
- the nqrE gene encoding NADH:ubiquinone reductase (Na(+)-transporting) subunit E: MEQYINLFIKAVFIENLALSFFLGMCTFLAVSKKVTTSLGLGIAVIVVLGISVPVNNLVYHAVLAPGALEWLGFPEVDLSFLRFLTFIGVIAALVQILEMTLDKFFPALYNALGIFLPLITVNCAIFGAVSFMVERNLNFGESVVYGLGSGVGWALAIVLLAGIREKMKYADVPDGLRGLGITFVTVGLMGFGFMSFSGISL, encoded by the coding sequence ATGGAACAATATATTAATTTATTTATCAAAGCAGTTTTCATTGAAAACTTAGCTTTATCTTTCTTCTTAGGTATGTGTACTTTCTTGGCGGTATCTAAGAAAGTAACCACGTCGCTAGGTCTAGGTATTGCGGTAATCGTTGTGCTAGGTATTTCTGTACCAGTAAACAACTTAGTTTACCACGCAGTGCTAGCGCCAGGTGCCCTAGAGTGGTTAGGCTTCCCTGAAGTGGATCTTAGCTTTCTACGCTTCTTGACGTTTATCGGTGTAATCGCAGCGCTTGTTCAAATTCTAGAAATGACATTGGACAAGTTCTTCCCAGCTCTATACAACGCGCTAGGTATCTTCTTACCGCTAATCACAGTTAACTGTGCGATTTTCGGTGCGGTATCATTCATGGTTGAGCGTAACCTAAACTTCGGTGAATCTGTAGTTTATGGTCTAGGTTCAGGTGTGGGCTGGGCACTTGCTATCGTATTGTTAGCAGGTATTCGTGAGAAGATGAAGTATGCAGATGTTCCTGATGGTTTACGTGGCTTAGGCATTACCTTTGTTACTGTAGGTCTAATGGGCTTTGGCTTCATGTCATTCTCTGGTATTTCACTGTAA
- a CDS encoding adenosylcobinamide-GDP ribazoletransferase: MQWQQEWRLFKLAVMFLTRVPIRLDPAPSSDELNEVSGYFALVGLFVASFSAILGYVAGSSVAPMFGAVVALAVSILLTGAFHEDGLADVFDGFGGGWSREQKLEIMKDSRLGTYGSCALILLLLAKFSLLAMLFNDFAVTLAALILAHSLSRAFAVSLIGALNYVQADELSKVKPVAKHLSSAAATRLTLTTIAILIFCWPWLALSLFDLLMLCTCLFVLRLVCIKWFNAQLGGYTGDCLGAAQQLAELVILLFIVGHL, from the coding sequence ATGCAGTGGCAACAAGAGTGGCGACTGTTTAAGCTTGCTGTGATGTTTTTAACGCGGGTGCCAATTCGTTTGGATCCTGCCCCTTCATCTGATGAACTTAACGAAGTGAGTGGTTACTTTGCTTTAGTTGGTTTATTTGTTGCTAGCTTCTCGGCCATACTTGGCTATGTTGCCGGTAGTAGTGTAGCGCCAATGTTCGGCGCCGTCGTTGCACTGGCTGTGAGTATTTTACTTACCGGGGCTTTTCACGAAGATGGTCTTGCCGATGTTTTTGACGGTTTTGGCGGTGGCTGGAGTCGTGAACAAAAGCTTGAGATCATGAAAGATAGCCGTCTTGGTACATATGGTAGTTGTGCGCTGATATTGCTGTTATTGGCCAAATTTTCGCTTTTGGCCATGCTCTTTAATGACTTTGCAGTGACACTCGCTGCACTTATTTTAGCCCATAGCCTCAGCCGTGCCTTTGCGGTGTCTTTAATCGGTGCACTTAACTATGTACAGGCTGATGAGCTGAGCAAAGTTAAGCCGGTAGCGAAACATCTATCAAGTGCTGCGGCGACTCGCCTTACGCTCACTACCATCGCGATTTTAATTTTCTGTTGGCCATGGCTTGCGCTTTCACTGTTCGACTTGCTGATGCTGTGTACTTGCTTATTTGTGTTAAGACTTGTGTGCATTAAATGGTTTAACGCTCAGCTTGGTGGTTACACCGGAGACTGTTTAGGGGCTGCGCAGCAACTTGCTGAGCTTGTTATTTTGCTTTTTATTGTGGGTCATCTCTAA
- the nqrM gene encoding (Na+)-NQR maturation NqrM, whose product MSLFLLTFGLLMLIAVAMAVGVIVQKKSMASSCGGLGSMGIDKICDCDDPCDKRKKRLAKEEMWKENQIL is encoded by the coding sequence ATGTCTTTATTCCTCCTTACTTTCGGTTTACTTATGCTTATCGCTGTTGCGATGGCTGTAGGCGTTATCGTACAAAAGAAATCCATGGCCAGTAGCTGTGGTGGTTTGGGCTCAATGGGCATTGACAAAATTTGTGATTGCGACGATCCATGCGACAAACGCAAAAAGCGGTTAGCAAAAGAAGAGATGTGGAAAGAAAACCAGATCCTGTAA
- a CDS encoding NADH:ubiquinone reductase (Na(+)-transporting) subunit D, whose amino-acid sequence MANAKEMKEVLFGPVFANNPIALQVLGICSALAVTSSLKNALIMSIALTLVTAFSSLFISMIRNHIPSSVRIIVQMTIIASLVIVVDQVLQAVVYSTAKELSTFIGLIITNCIVMGRAEAYAMKSPPTMSFLDGIGNGLGYSVVLLTVGFIRELFGAGTLFGVEILPLISEGGWYQPMGLLVMPFSSFFIVGAFIWALRTWKKDQVEAKA is encoded by the coding sequence ATGGCTAATGCAAAAGAAATGAAGGAAGTCTTGTTTGGTCCTGTTTTTGCGAACAACCCGATTGCACTGCAAGTGTTGGGGATTTGTTCTGCACTAGCGGTAACTTCAAGCCTTAAAAATGCACTTATCATGTCAATCGCGTTGACATTGGTTACTGCGTTTTCAAGTTTATTTATCTCAATGATCCGTAATCACATCCCTTCTAGTGTGCGTATCATTGTACAAATGACGATTATTGCATCTCTAGTAATCGTTGTAGACCAAGTGCTTCAAGCCGTTGTTTACTCAACAGCGAAAGAACTATCAACGTTCATCGGCCTTATCATTACTAACTGTATCGTAATGGGTCGTGCAGAAGCATACGCAATGAAGTCACCACCAACAATGTCGTTCCTTGACGGTATTGGTAACGGCTTAGGTTACTCTGTTGTACTTCTAACAGTTGGCTTTATCCGTGAGCTATTCGGTGCGGGCACATTGTTTGGCGTTGAAATCTTACCACTTATCTCTGAAGGTGGTTGGTATCAGCCTATGGGTCTACTAGTTATGCCATTCAGTTCGTTCTTCATCGTAGGTGCATTTATTTGGGCACTGCGTACTTGGAAGAAAGACCAAGTAGAAGCGAAGGCATAA
- the nqrF gene encoding NADH:ubiquinone reductase (Na(+)-transporting) subunit F produces the protein METIVLGVSMFIAIVVMLVLIIIAAKSKLVASGDVTIDINGDPEKAIKTPAGGKLLGALANAGIFVSSACGGGGSCGQCRVHIKEGGGDILPTELDHISKGEAREGCRLACQVNVKNDMEIEVEESIFGVKKWECTVISNDNKATFIKELKLGIPEGEVVPFRAGGYIQIEAPAHHVKYADFDIPEEYRADWERFGFFKLESKVDDETIRAYSMANYPEEFGIIMLNVRIATPPPNNLTLPCGKMSSYIWSLKEGDKVTISGPFGEFFAKDTDAEMVFVGGGAGMAPMRSHIFDQLKRLNSKRKMSFWYGARSKREMFYVEDFDGLAEENDNFEWHVALSDPQPEDNWEGYTGFIHNVLFENYLKDHEAPEDCEFYMCGPPMMNAAVINMLKDLGVEDENILLDDFGG, from the coding sequence ATGGAAACTATTGTATTAGGCGTAAGCATGTTCATCGCTATCGTTGTGATGCTAGTGCTTATCATCATTGCAGCGAAATCTAAGCTTGTAGCAAGCGGTGACGTTACAATTGATATTAACGGCGATCCTGAAAAAGCGATCAAGACTCCTGCTGGCGGTAAGCTATTAGGTGCACTTGCAAACGCGGGTATTTTCGTATCGTCTGCATGTGGTGGCGGTGGTTCATGTGGCCAGTGTCGCGTACATATTAAAGAGGGTGGTGGTGATATTCTACCAACCGAACTTGACCACATCTCTAAAGGTGAAGCACGTGAAGGCTGTCGTCTGGCGTGTCAGGTGAATGTTAAAAACGACATGGAAATCGAAGTTGAAGAATCAATCTTCGGTGTTAAAAAGTGGGAATGTACAGTTATCTCTAACGATAACAAAGCAACTTTCATCAAGGAGCTAAAGCTAGGCATCCCTGAAGGTGAAGTTGTACCTTTCCGTGCAGGTGGTTACATTCAGATTGAAGCACCAGCTCACCATGTTAAATATGCAGACTTTGATATTCCTGAAGAATATCGTGCTGACTGGGAACGTTTTGGTTTCTTTAAGCTAGAGTCTAAAGTTGACGACGAAACGATCCGTGCTTACTCAATGGCTAACTACCCAGAAGAGTTTGGCATCATCATGCTAAACGTACGTATCGCAACTCCGCCGCCAAATAACCTAACATTACCTTGTGGTAAGATGTCATCGTACATCTGGTCACTTAAAGAAGGTGATAAGGTCACTATTTCTGGTCCATTCGGTGAGTTCTTCGCGAAAGACACTGATGCAGAAATGGTATTCGTTGGTGGTGGTGCTGGTATGGCGCCAATGCGTTCGCACATCTTCGATCAGCTTAAACGTCTTAACTCTAAGCGTAAGATGTCTTTCTGGTACGGTGCTCGTTCTAAGCGTGAAATGTTCTATGTGGAAGACTTTGACGGCCTAGCTGAAGAAAATGATAACTTCGAATGGCATGTTGCCCTTTCAGACCCTCAACCTGAGGATAACTGGGAAGGTTACACTGGCTTCATTCATAACGTACTTTTTGAAAACTATCTTAAAGACCATGAAGCGCCAGAAGATTGTGAGTTCTACATGTGTGGTCCTCCAATGATGAACGCAGCAGTTATTAACATGCTTAAAGACTTAGGTGTTGAAGACGAAAACATCCTACTTGATGACTTCGGTGGTTAA